DNA sequence from the Streptomyces sp. NBC_01497 genome:
CGGTATCCGCCCGGTTGCCAGATCCAGATCCAGATCCACACGCCCCTCCCTTCCTGTCACCCGTCCTCAACGTGGAACCGGCCGGGTCTGCTGCATGGCCATGATGAGACCTGGGTCACATGACTCGGCCGCCCGGCCGGGTCGGGGGACGAAGGCTTGCGGACCCGTGCGGCCCGGGCCGAGCCGTCCGGGCGAGCCACCGCGCTCCGGAGCGCTCCGCGAGCCCGGGCCGCCCGTGCCGGGCGGGATGTGCGGAGGCGGGCGGCCGACGACGACACCATGCGACGGGGTCAAGTGGCCGATTCAGCAGCGCTGTTCAGAAGGCCACCCGGGAACTCCGAGGCGGGGCAGCCACGAGTCGGGCACGGACGGCGAATGAACGCGCGGGCGACGGCGCCCAGGTCGGCCCGGCGGAACATCGGCGCGCGGACCCGCCACCACCGTCCGCCTCAGCGAGAACCACCGCAGCGCCATACCGGCCGGCGCCGAAGTGGCGGCCCCGGAAGGGAACTCCGGCGGGGCGCGGGGGCGGCATAGCCCGAGGCCGACGGACCGATCGCCCCCGCGCCTCGCAAGGTCGCCGGACCACAACGGCGCCCCATGCAGGAGTAACCGCTTCATTTTTCACGAAGCAGATAATCATGAAAATAGAGATTACCTGCAGAGGGAATTTAGAAGACCACTCGAATGCGCAAGTGACACATCCCTAATACGACAAGCGCACTCACCAACAATGTGCGGCAGACGGCTCTGAGCGCATCGGGACCACCCCCGGCGCCGCCGCCGCCCTCACAGGAATTGGTTCTCCATGAAACGCAACATCCTCGGCATGCCATTTCGGCGCCGCAAGTCGGCATGGGCCGGCTCCGCACTCGCCCTAGCGCTCGCGTTGGGCATGGTGGCGATGAACCCGACGACGGCGAGCGCCATCGCCGTCCCCGTTCCGCTGGGTACGGCCAGTACCTTCGCCGTCCTGGGCGGGCAGTCGGTCACCAACACCGGACCGACCACAGTGACAGGAGATCTCGGCGTGAGCCCGGGAACGGCGATCAGCGGATTCCCGCCCGGTCTCGTCAACGGCGCCACGCACTCCGCGGACGCCGTGGCGCTCCAGGCCCAGACGGATCTCACCACGGCCTACAACCAGGCGGCCGGTCAGGCTCCCGACGCCAGCATCTCGGGGGACATCGGCGGACTCGAGCTGGCCCCCGGGGTGTACAACGGCTCGTCCTCCATCGGCCTCACCGGAACGCTGACCCTCAACGCCGCCGGTGACCCCAACGCCGTCTGGGTCTTCCAGATCGGATCGACGCTGACGACCGCGTCGGCCAGCCGGGTCCTGCTGATCAACGGCGCCTCGCCGTGCAACGTGTACTGGCAGATCGGCAGTTCGGCCACGCTCGGGACCAACACCACGTTCGTGGGCAACATCCTCGCGCTGACATCGATCAGCGCCAACACGGGCGCGACCATCAACGGCAGGGCCCTGGCCCGCAACGGGTCCGTCACGCTGGACACGAACACGATCACCCGTCCCTCGTGCGCCGCGGACACGACCGGCGGTACCACCACCGGCACGACGACGGGCACCACGACCGGCACCACGACGGGTGTCCTCGGTGGCGTGCTCGGCGGGGTGCTCGGCGGCACCACCACCGGCACCACCGCCGGTACGACAACCGGCACCACCACGGGCACGACGACCGGCGGCACCAACGGCGGCGTCCTCGGTGGCGTCCTCGGTGGCGTCCTCGGAGGCGCCGTGACGGGCGGTACCACCGGTGGGACCAACGGCGGCACCAACGGCGGCGTCGTCGCAGGCACCACCGGCAGCACCACCATCGGCGGCAACATCGGCGGCGCCACGACCGGCGGCAACATCGGTGGCAACGGGAACGGCCACCACCACGGCCACCACTACGGACACGGTCACGGCAGCAAGCCCGAGCAGGGTCACGACCACGGCGGCAAGCCCGGTTACGACGAGAAGCCCGGCAAGCCGGGCGGCTACGAGCAGGACCAGGGCTACGGCGACAAGCCCGGCAAGCCGAGTGACGACCACGACACCTACCCCGGCAAGCACGAGGGCCAGGACAAGGGTGACCACGGCCAGGCCGGACCGGGCGACGACCAGGGCAAGCACGAGGGTCACGACGACAGTGACCACGACCAGGGCGAGCAGGGACACGACCAGGGCAAGGAGCAGGGTCCCGACCACGGCTCCGACCACGGCGATCAGGGCGACCACCCCGCCGACCAGCAGGGCAGCGACAACCAGGACCAGGGCTACCACGGTGAGCAGGGCGAGCGCCCCGCCGACCAGGAAGCACACGAAGCCCACAGCAACTGAAGCCGGCCCCCTCAGGGCCCTACGCGGGAACGCGTGAGCAGTCCCGAAGGAAGCCCGGCCTCAGGGCGGCGTGCGTCTCGGATCGTCCTCGATCCCGGCGCACGCCGCCCGCCCCGGTTTCCAGCACATTCATGACGAACCATCACATCGGAAGGCCGGTGGGCCTGTGCCAGGCGGCGTTGAGACAGCAGAACTGAGGGACCGGGAACAGGCCGGTACCGGAAGACCCCCGCAGGAGGGGACGGGCGCGCCACCGGCGCACAGCCGAACCGCCGGACAGCCGGGCCCGTTGAGGTGGGGCATGCGGGCGGTCGCGGCCCTGTGCCTGGCGGTGTCGCTCGTCCATCTGCTCATGGTCTTCCTGCACGTGGCTCCTCCGAACGACATCTCCCAGCGGTACAGCCGGCAGATCAACGCCTGGGTGTATCCACTGTTCGAGCAGAACTGGAAACTGTTCGCGCCCGACCCCGACTCGGTCAACCGGCAGATCTCCGCGAGAACAGCGCACACGGACGCCGACGGCACCATGACGGTGAGCACCTGGTTCGACCTGACCGCCGTGGACAACGACGCGGTCAAGCACGATCCCTTCCCGAGCCACACAGCGCAGAACATGCTCCGCCGCGCCTGGACCACGTACGTCGACACCCACGGCGGGGACGACCACCCCCACTCGGACCGTGCGTACATGATCCAGCAGTACCTGCGGAACATCGCCGTGGACAGGGTCACAGAGCATCGCCGGGGGGCCTTCGAGTCCATCCAGATCCGGGTGCGCACG
Encoded proteins:
- a CDS encoding ice-binding family protein; this encodes MKRNILGMPFRRRKSAWAGSALALALALGMVAMNPTTASAIAVPVPLGTASTFAVLGGQSVTNTGPTTVTGDLGVSPGTAISGFPPGLVNGATHSADAVALQAQTDLTTAYNQAAGQAPDASISGDIGGLELAPGVYNGSSSIGLTGTLTLNAAGDPNAVWVFQIGSTLTTASASRVLLINGASPCNVYWQIGSSATLGTNTTFVGNILALTSISANTGATINGRALARNGSVTLDTNTITRPSCAADTTGGTTTGTTTGTTTGTTTGVLGGVLGGVLGGTTTGTTAGTTTGTTTGTTTGGTNGGVLGGVLGGVLGGAVTGGTTGGTNGGTNGGVVAGTTGSTTIGGNIGGATTGGNIGGNGNGHHHGHHYGHGHGSKPEQGHDHGGKPGYDEKPGKPGGYEQDQGYGDKPGKPSDDHDTYPGKHEGQDKGDHGQAGPGDDQGKHEGHDDSDHDQGEQGHDQGKEQGPDHGSDHGDQGDHPADQQGSDNQDQGYHGEQGERPADQEAHEAHSN
- a CDS encoding DUF5819 family protein, with the protein product MRAVAALCLAVSLVHLLMVFLHVAPPNDISQRYSRQINAWVYPLFEQNWKLFAPDPDSVNRQISARTAHTDADGTMTVSTWFDLTAVDNDAVKHDPFPSHTAQNMLRRAWTTYVDTHGGDDHPHSDRAYMIQQYLRNIAVDRVTEHRRGAFESIQIRVRTLPVTAPLPDGTARPPAAGRPALETRLLPWWKVSSRGN